The Leptospirales bacterium sequence CGTGGCCAGAATCATCGGCCACAGCAAACGCCGGCGAATCTCTGGCCAGCGCAACGTGAGGCTCAGCGCGGCGAGCATGGCCAGCCCGGAGAAAAAGCCGAAATAGCGGTGCACCACCTCAAGGGCCACCTTGTAGTCGCGGCCCCAGGGCGCTACCTTGCCGTGGCAAAGCGGCCAATCCGGGCAGGCCAGACCAGCGTCTTCAGCGCGCACCAGCGGACCAAGGGCCATGGTCAAGAGCGAGAATACGATGGCAACTTCCACCACTGTGCGCATGCGTCGCAGTCGTTTGGATTCCTGTGGTCTATTCTGTTCCATGCTTGAGCGGATCAGGACCGTTGTCGCTGAGGGCAGAGCGGCGTCAGCCAGGAAAAGGGGCGCACCGCAATTCAGCGATCCTGGCCGGGCGTCGGCCCAAAGGCGCGGATGTGATCGCTTCGACGCATTCGGTAAATCGCTTCGGAGCTGAAGTAGCGCACTTGTTCGGGCCGTCGTCGATCGAGGCCTTCGCTGTAGATTGCTCCGGCGTGCGGCAGAAGCGAGTAGCGCAGGTTGTGGATGGATAGAAGGAGCGCGGCCGCCAGCAACGCAGCGCCGGGCGCGGCGCTCAGCGCGCCGAGTCGCAATTTGCGCGCCAGTTCTTGAAGGCAGGCAAGGCAGAGGGCGCTGATCCAGATTGCGACGGCGCAAAAGAGCAGCCAGAACTCAAAGTAAAATGGTTCGATGGCGCCCGCGAAAAACAGGAATGAAGGCAGCAGCAAGCAGAGCGCCAGCCAGCTGCGCCCAAAGCGCCGCCAGCAGCTGCGCCACAGCAGCAGTTGCAAGGCTGCTACGAGCAGCGTGAAGATTGCCAGCAGATTGTAGGGCAGGCGTTGCCGATCGAGCGGCGCTGCAAATGCAAAAGGCGCCGGACCCTCTCGCCGGTAGCGCGGCAGCGGTCCGGGCGGAGAAAGCAGCGCATCGCTGAAGCCGCGGGCCATCATCAATGGCCGCCAGTTCCACTGCTGCGGACGAAAGGGACTCTCCTTGTTCAGGTAAGCAAAGAACCAGGTTTGCAGAGTGTAGCCGTTCCAGGTTGTACCGCGCACCTGTGCAATGTTGGGCTGGTCCAGCGGCAGGTTGTAGTGGATGCGTCCGGCGCAGTAGTAGGCGCCAGAGACTCCAGCCAGCAGGCAGAAGGCGCTGAGCGCTGCCGCCAGCAATCGACGCCGCCAGCGGATGTTCAGAGTGTTGTCGGCATTGCAGCGCTCAATGCTCAGCGCCCGCCAGCGAAGCCTTGCTGGCAGCGGGGCCAGCCAGGCCAGCAGCAGCGCCGGCGCTGCCAGCAGCAGCGCCTGGTGCAGCAGTGCGCCGATGGCCAGCAGCAGCCCAAGGAAAGCGGCGCCCAGAAAAGTATGGCTTTCATTACGATAGAGACGATCTGCATGCCACAGGCATAGCGGCAGCCACGCCACCGGAAAAATAGCAGTGTCTACCTTGGCCGCATAATGCAGATAGCCGTGGGCCATCGCTCCACAGGCTGCTCCCAGCAAAGCCATGGCAGCCGATTGGCACGCCCGGCGCAGGTAGAGGGCGCTGAAAAAAACGCCGCAAGTTGCAGCAAGTATGGAACGCAAGCGCTGGTGAAACGTAAAGTCGTCAAACACGCTCTGCGCAGTCCATGTCTGCAGCAGCTTGTGAAACCAGACGCCGCCCATCTCAAAGTGCAGGTGGTGTGGATTATAAAAGGGAAGACGGTAGCTCGCCAGCATGTTCCTGAGATAGACAAACTGATCGTAGTCCAGGAAGCTCTGCAGATAGCGCAGTTGCAGGAGGGCGTAAGCGCAGGCCAGCAAAGCAGCAAGCGCCGCAAAATGTCGATCCTTCATGGCTGCAGTCGGCGCAGCAATTCGCCGGGCTGGTAGATCCTGCGCAGCTGGTAGAGAAAGCCGTCGCATTGCAGCGTCACGTCGCCTTCCTTCAGCCATCGTTGCAGCCAGGTCTGGGTTACGCTGCGCCGCTGGACATCCTGCAGTCGAAGGCTCTGCAGTCGACGGCGCAGAAATCCGCCATCAAACAGGAACAATTCCTGGCGTTGGGCTACAAGGCAGACACAGAGGCGCCAGCAGGAGATTTCGCCGGCAACCACAGGCGCGACGAAGCTGGCATAGAGCAGGGCCAGGATCAACCGCGCGGCCCAGAGCGTCAGCCAGGCCCCCGGCGGATCGATCTGAAATACCTCTGAAAACTGCAGCGTCGCGTAGAGAATTTCGAGCCCCCGCGCGGCCAGCGGGGAGGCGACTTCCAGCAGCGCAAAGCCCAGCGCCGCCAGGCCAAGTCGCAGCAGAATCCAGCGTCGGCGCGGACGAAAGAATTCCAGCCGGTATTCGGCGCTTGAAAATAGAAAGCTCTGGTTGAGCTGACTGCGACGCCGGGCGCGCCAGTCGAGCAAGCTTTGGGCGATCCCCTGGCGCACGATGCAGGCGCCGACAACCGATGCGCCCTGTCAAATGAGTGTCGCGCCTCGCCTGCTACTGTCCCGCCGCCAGAGATCTTTCCCCGAATGCGTAAATTTATAGTTGCGTAACGTATGTATAGTATATTCTGGCGTCATGCTCCAGGAACTCAGAATCGAGAATTTTGGAATCATTGAAGAGCTGCGTATCAGACCTGGCCGCGGCTTGAACGTCATCACCGGTGAAACCGGCGCCGGCAAGACTCTGCTGCTCACGGCCATCGAAGCGGTACTGGGCGGAAAGGCCGGAGGGGGCCTGGTGCGCAACGGCGCCGCGCGGGCCTGCGTTCATGCTTTGTTCGACCTGAGCCGACTTCCGGACCTGCGCCATGATTTGCAGGCGCGCGGTTTTCCGCCACGCGACGGCGCACTTGAACTGCGACGGGAAATCAGCGCCGATGGGCGCTCCCGGGTTGCCATCAACGGACAGAATACCTCGCTCTCCGTCTTGCGCAACTTCAGCAGCCGTCTGGTGGAAATCCACGGCCAGCACGAGCACCAGCGCATTCTGGATCCCGAAACCCATCTGGAAAGCCTGGATCTTTTTGCCGCGGTTGCCGATTTGCGCGATCAGGTGGCGGAGCGCTTTCAACGCTACAGCCTGCTGCGCAATCGTCTGCGTTCCAATGCCCTCGAGGCAGGCGAACGCCAGCAACGCATTGAATTTCTAAAATTTGCCATTGGCGAAATCGACGAACTTGATCCGCGCGCCGGCCAATTCGATGAATTGCAAAACGAGCGAGCCTTGATTCAAAACAGCGGCAAGCTCTTTCGCGATCTCTGCCAGGCCTATGAAGATCTGCGGGAGCGGGACGCCTCGGCGATTGACCTGCTGGTACGCGTGGAATCAGCGCTCAGCGCCCACCTTGCAATTCTGCCGGAATTGCAGGAACGTGTGGCTGTCGCCGCTGAGGCCCGCTACAACCTGGAGGCAATTGCCGATTTCTTGCGCGCCATGCGTGAACGGCTGCAATTTTCACCGGAGCGCCTGGAGGACATTGAGGAGCGCCTGGCGCACTACCAGCGCTTGCAAAAGAAATATGGCGGAAGCACAAGCGCCTTGCTGGAAACGCGCGATCGCTACCTGCGCGAACTCGCGGCCATAGAGATCAGCGCCGAGGATCTGGCGCTGATGAAGGCGGAACTGGGCGTCGTCGAGTCCGAGCTGCTTGAACTGTGCGAAGAGCTTTCACTGCGCCGTCGCTCGGTGGCGCCCGCACTGGAGGAGCAACTGGCCCAGGAACTTGGCCTGCTGGGAATGCCGGGGGCGCGGATTGTTATATCGATACGCCGCGAGGTGGCTTCCGCCGGCGAGTCGCCTGGCGAAGGAGAATCGCAATCGGCGCTCGGACGCGGACGTTTTGTGGTCTGCGAAAAGGGTCTGGATCGCGTTGAATTTCTGCTCTCCGCCAATGCGGGCGAGAATCTGCATCCCTTGCGCAAGGTCGCCAGCGGCGGCGAACTTTCGCGCATCACACTGGCGCTGAAAACGATCTTCTTTGCACACCGACCCACCCCCAGCGTTGTCTTTGACGAAGTCGACGCCGGCGTAGGCGGGGAAATAGCACATGCGATCGGCCAGCGTCTGCGGATGCTTGCCGAGGGCGGGCAGGCGCTGGTGGTTACGCACCTGCATCAGATTGCCAGCGTGGCTTCGCATCACTACCGCCTCTGGAAAAGCGAGAATGCCGGGCGGACACAATCGCAAATGCTGCGTCTGGAAGGCGAGGAGCGAATCCGCGAAATGGCGCGAATGCTTGGCAGCGATGGCGCCAGTCAGACCGTTCTGGCCCATGCCAGGGAGCTTCTGCAGCAGCCGCATTTGAGGCAGGCGCGCGCTGGCCGGAGCGCGTAGCGCTGGCGCGCCCGCCCCCGCGCGCAACTGTGGCAGAAGGCGATGCGGCCGCTTCTGGCCCGCTGCGCCGCTGTTTTTTCAAGCTGACGGGCGATTTGCCGCTGAGTTTGTGGACTAATTCTGCGCTTCGGCGCAACTCCAACTCAGGCGATTCAGGCGCATTGAACCCCGGTCATCGACTCAGAAGCCTGCTCCGAAACCGGCCGCACCTCCGTCGCTGGGCGCCTCTTGCTCTGCTGCTGGCTCTTTGCGTCTCGATTCTCCCGCTCTTTTCCCAGGACGCCCGTTTTGTCGGAAAGCCAATCCGCGACATCGAGTTTCGAGGCCTGCGAAACGTTTCAATCGATGACCTGTTGCCGCTGCTGAGTTCGCAGGTTGGCGAGAACCTGGAAGAGTCAAATTACAACCGCGATGTTCGCGCCCTGTTTCAGACCGGCTTCTTCAGCGATGTTGTGATGCGCGCCCGTTTGAGCAGCGATGGCGGCGTGGAGCTTTTTTTTGACGTGGTGGAACTGCCTCGCATCCGGCTGGTACAATACCTGGGCGTTGACGAAATACCAGTCCAGGATTTGCGCACCGTCGCCGGGGTTCGGGAGGGCGATGTTTTCAATTTGCAGCGAATCAAGGAAGCGGCGGCGGCTATCCAGCGCAAATACCGCGGCGAGGGCTACCTGCTGGCAGAGGTTTTCTATCGCATCGGCGAGGCTTCCGGCGCCAATCGCATCGACGTCAGCTTTGTTGTTGATGAGGGTCAGAGCATCCCCATTTCCCGGATCAATATTATCGGCCCGCGGAACCTGGACCCAGAAGAGATTCGCGATGCATTGGAGTTGAAAGAAGAGAGCTTTCTGGAAGACGGCGTTTTCGACGAAGCCAAATTCGAGGAAGACAAATTCAAGATTCTGGCTTTTGCCAAGAGTCGCGGCTACCTGGATGCAGAAATCGACCCCCAGGGCACAGGCTACGAAATCCGCTGGCGCACTCCGTCCCGTCCCGAAGACGGGCGGGTAGTCATCATTACTTACAAACTGAACGAAGGCGAGATTCGATTTTTTGGCGGCTACAGCCTGGAGCATGACCGCACGGCGCTCAACCAGGAGCTAAACCCTCCAGAGCGAACAATCACCGATCCGGAAAATCAGCTGCGACCGATCTTCAAGCCCGAGCAGTTGCTGATCGGGCTTGAGTACAACAACGACGACGTAGGCGAAATTTTTGATGAAGGAAAGCTCTTTCGCGATCGCGGCTACCTGCAGGAGGCCTATTCCTCCCAGGGCTACGTCTTTGCCCAAATACAGCCGGCTACCTTAAGCTTCAAACTGGACGAGGCCACGGTCCGTCGTTACGAGGAGTGCTTGCCGCGCGGAGTGCAAGACGCCTGTGGTCGCGAGGCCAGCTGGATGAATCTCCCGGCCATGCGCGAGGCGCTGTCCAATCCGGAACTTGCCGGCCGCACCTTCCGGCATATCCACTTCATAGTCCGCGAAAATGGCCTGGCGTATATTGAAAACATTATCATTAAAGGCAATCAGAAGACCCAGGAGTATGTGATCCGTCGCGAGCTGTTGATGAAAGAAGGCCAGCTATTCAACTCGGCGCTGGTCAATCGCAGCCGCGAAAAATTGATCAACCTGGGATACTTTAAAGAAGTAAACCTTCAAATGCGACCCGGTTCGGCGGATGATCGCATGAACCTGATCATCGACGTCGAGGAGCAGCCCACGGGTACGATCAGCCTTGGCGGCGGCTATGGCACACAGTCGGGTTTTTCCATCTTTACCGAGGTTGGCGAAAACAACCTCAACGGAACCGGACAGCGAATTTCCGGCCGACTGGAATACGGGCCCAACCGCCGCACGCTTGGCATGGAGTGGAGCGATCCCTGGTTCTACGAGTCCTGCGCCGACAACACCGGTTCCTTCTGGCGAAACAAGCTCAAGGATATTGACGGCGCCAGCGATCTGGTGCACCTGCTGGTGGTCGCCGATTCGTTCCAGAACGAGTTTACGGAAATTGGCGTCCTGATGCGCAGCTATGTCGAGGAGGCTGGCGGCGATCGCAGTGTTGAGGCCCTGGACCGTGTGAAAGCTCGTTCACGCGCTTTGATCCGCGGTTTTGTCGCCCGCGAGGAGGAGTGTTACCGCAGCTTTCCCCAGCCCTGGGCCCTGCGCCTGGGCGCCTTCTATCAGTCCATTGTATTTGAAGATGCCAGCCCGCTGCCGATCAGCTTTGACGCCAACGATCTGTTTGAACCGGCAAGTTTTGAACGCAACCGCTTCGGTCTGGAAATCGGCATCTCCCATTCCTTCCTGGTCAACTGGGCGCACTACCACATCTACTCGCCATCGTGGTCGACCGCTTCGCGACCAACTTCGCTATCCAACGACCAGGTGCTCAGCGATGTAGCTCTGGGCTGGCAATTCAAGTCCAGTCTCACCAACGGCGTGGTCTACAACACGGTGGACAACGTCTTCAATCCGACGGAAGGCTTTCGACTGAACTCCGCCATCGAAACGGTCGGGGGATTGCTTGGCGGCCAGGACCATTTCAATCGCTACTCGATCAGCACCAGCTACTATTTCTGGTGGTTCGACTATACCTTTGGCGGTCTGTTTCGCAAAAACATTCTGAAACGCTGGCGAGTCGTGCAGGAACTGCGATTGCGCGGCATCTTTACGCACGAGACGGCCCCGGCCAGCGGCAGTCAGGATAAGTCGCGCAACCCCTTCATCGAAGCGGAGGATCGGCTCTTCCTGGGCGGCTACAACCAACTGCGCGGGTACGACTTCACCGACTCCAAGTTTCCGCGCATCTGGCAAAGCGGCGGCAGCCACCAGCTGCTTGGCGGCGTAGAACTGCGCTTTCCCATTGAACCTTCGATTCTCTGGCTGGTGGCCTTCTTCGACGGCGGAGCGCTCTACAACAACGTTGGCGAGTACATTGGCGACGATAAGACCGCCATCGAGACCTATGAGCAGCAGACCAACCTGCTGCGCGCCAGCAGCGATCCGTTGATCGTGCTGCTCAATGACACCCGCGACCCAAGCGTCTTCTGGACCCGTCGCTGGCATTTTGATTCCTTTACCGACTGGAACGATCCCTATCGTTCGGTATTCAGCGCTCGCAACGTGGCTCTGGATCGAGCGCTCTATTCCTGGGGCTTTGGCCTGCGCGTCCAGATTCCGGTTCTGCCGCTGCGACTTTTTGTGGCCCAGAAGCTCTACTACAGCCACGGCCGACTGCGGCCCATCCCCGGCGACGATGAATTTCAGTTCGTTTTTGGAATTGGCGACCAGCGCTTCTAGCAGGCATCGGAGCGGGAAAAGCTATGGCTGCAGCGGACCAGAATCTAAGCGCCGCCGATCGTCGACGCATCATTCGCCGGCTTTTTCACTACCTGGCCCGCAGGCGCTTGCGTTTGCTTGGCGGCGCGGCGCTGGCCTTGATTGTTTCACTGGCCAATCTGTTTTCGCTGACGGCGTTTGTGCCCATCTTCAATGCCATGGGCGGCGAGACGGAAACGTCGCTCTTTGAGCTGGGCGCCGCCGAGCGCGCCAACCACCAGCTGTGGCTGGAAGGTCGCGCCGCCGCAAATTTTGAAATCGCACGCGCACATATTACGGATATCAAAGTGCGCATCAACCAGTACTTCGCCGGCAAATCCGCGCGCGATACGATCATTACTCTCTGCCTGATGGTTTTTCCGGTTCATCTCCTGAAAGTGCTCTGCATAACCGCCGCCATCTATCTCTCCGGGACCGCGGGTCTGCTGGCGGTGCGCGATTTGCGTCTCGAACTCTACGGGAACCTGACGCGCGTGGGAATGGAAACCTTTGGACAGGAGCGTACTGGAATTCTGATGAGTCGCGTCGTCAACGATGTCGAGCTCATCGGAAAGTCGCTGTCCGTAGAATTCAATGAGGCGATGATCGACATCTTTTATGTGATTACCCATCTCGCTCTGCTGGCCTACATAGACTGGCAGTTGCTTTTGATCACGCTGATTGGCGTTCCGATCCTGACGGCGCCGGTGTCGCGCTTTGCGGCGCGGATTCGCCGCGCGGCGCGCGGCCAACAGGAACGCCTTGCCGAGCTGGGCGGACACATCCAGGAGGTGATCAGCGGCATTCGCGTCATTCGGGCGTTTTCTATGGAAGAATTTGAACGCTCGCGCTTTCGCCAGATCAACGAGAAGCTCTACGAAAATACATTTCGCGGACACTACTACCACCAGGTTGGACCGGCCCTGACCGAAATCACGGCAACGCTGGTTGTAACCGGATTTCTGGCGTGGGGCGCCTGGAAGATTGAACTCGGCGCGCTGAATAAGGGCCAGTTCATGGCCTTTTTCATAACGCTCATTTTCTTGATGGGACCGATCAAGCAGCTCAGTGTTTTGACCAACCTTCTTGCCGGGGCGGTGGTTGCCGCCAATCGGGTATTCGATATGCTGGATGCGCAAAGCGGCGTCAGCGAAGCCTCGCAACCGCGGCCCTTTAGCGGCGTCCAGGATTGCATTGAGTTTCGCAACGTGGGCTTTCGTTATCCCGGCGCGGAGCGCGCAGCCATCCAGAACATAAGCTTTCGAACGCCGCGCGGCGCGGCCATCGCCCTTGCCGGCGCTTCTGGCGCCGGCAAGTCAACCATGATGGATCTGCTGCCGCGCTTCTATGATCCAGGCGAGGGGCAGATATTGATTGATGGCGTAGACTTGCGCGAGTACGAACTGCGCTCGCTGCGCACTGGCATTGGCCTGGTCAGCCAGGATGTATTTCTATTCCACGCTACGATTCGCGAGAACATTGCCTACGGTCATCCCGACGCCAGCCTCGAACAGATCCAGGCCGCTGCGCAGGCCGCCAACGCCGATGAATTCATCCAGCGATTGCCGCAGGGCTATGATACGCCCATCGGCGAACGCGGCGTGATGCTGTCTGGAGGACAGCGCCAGCGCCTGGCCATCGCCAGGGCTTTGATTCAGGATCCGCCGATCCTGGTGCTGGACGAAGCAACCTCCAATCTTGACAACGAAAGCGAGCGGCTGGTGCAGCAGGCCATCGAACGTCTGGAACAGGGTCGTACCACTTTTATCGTCGCTCATCGACTCTCGACGATCTTTCGCTGCGATGAAATTCTGGTGCTCGATCAAGGTCGCATCGTGCAGCGCGGGCGCCATGAGCAGCTGCTGGCCGCGGACGGGCCCTACCGGCGGCTCTATGAAATGCAGTTTGCGGAGCAAAATGCCCCAGGCTGATCCGCTGCTGGCCTCGCGCGGAATACTGGAGAAGCTTTACCTCTGGCTTCACGCCAGGGTCTACGCCTCGCGCCTGCGCCGCCAGCAGCGCTTTGCGGAGCGCACGGTCATTTCCATTGGCAATCTCTCTGCGGGCGGCGTGGGCAAGACCCCGTTGAGTTTTGCACTGGCCCGTCGTCTTGGTCCTCGAAATTGTCTGATCGCACTGCGCGGCTACGGGGCGCGCATTGCAGACCACGGTTTGCTGGCTGGCGAAGACGGCCAGCGTCTGGCATCGGCGCGCCAGTGCGGCGACGAAGCCTTGCTGCTGGTTGAAAGCGGAGCGCGCGTTGCCGCCGGTCCGAATCGCTTGCAATTGCTGCAACGTTTTGCCGGCGACCGTCGCTATGTGCTGCTCGACGATGCCTTCCAGAATCCGCTGGTGGCGCGCGATCTGGAACTGCTGTTGATCGACGCCACCGACTACCCGCAACGCATGCGTCTGATTCCTGGCGGACGCTACCGCGATCCGTTGAGCGCTGCCGCGCGCGCCGATATGATCATTCTTACGCGCTGCGATCTCGTTGCCAGAGCGCAACTCAACGAATTGTGCAAATTGCTGCGGCGCCTGGCGCCGCAAGTCCCCCTGCTGGAAAGTGAACATCGCAGCAAACGATTGCAGCCGGCCGCGCCGCGCGGCGTTCGCTTTGGCGCCTTTGCCGGACTGGGAAATAACGAAGGATTCTTTGCTGCGCTGGAGCGCTCCGGACTGACGCTCAGTCAACGCCGCAGCTTTCGGGACCACCACTGGTACAGTGTGGCGGATCTTCAGGCCCTGCATCGTGTCGACCCACAACTGCACTGGATCACCAGCGAAAAAGACATGGCGCGGATCGAAGCCGCCTGCGTAGAACAATCCGGCCTGACGGGCAGGCTGCATTCCATTGGCCTGGAGTTGCACCTGCGACGAAAAGGCATGGAACAGATCCTGCGCGCCATCGATCGCCGGAAAAAGGGCGCGAAGACTCGTGCGGCGAAAGCTCCGAAGTGATCGCGCCCTGACGCTGCCTTGCCGATCTTATGCTTGACCAGGCCCTCTTTGGCCAATTCGCTGCCGGGATTCCCTTCGTCCCCGATGGATTCTGTCTCCTCAAAACGTCCAGCTCATTTGCACCGCCAGATCGGTCTGGCCACCGCTGGCCTTGTCCTGGTTGCGAACATGATTGGCGCCGGAATTTTTGCGAACACCGGTAAAATCCAGGCGGATGTTGGCGCTCCGTGGCTGGTCATCGCGCTATGGGCGGTCGGCGGGGTGATGGCCTTGAGCGGCGCCCTTTGTTACGCAGAGCTGGGCGCAATGATGCCCCATGCGGGCGGCGAGTACGTTTACTTGCGCACTCTGTTTGGCCGTATGTGGTCCTTCCTTTCGGGCTGGATCAGCTTTGTCGTCGGATTTGCGGCCCCCGCTGCCAGCACCGCAATTCTATCCGGCGACTACCTGCACCAGTTGATCCAATCCGTGGCGCCGGGCAGCGCGCTGGCGCAGATTTTTGCCGAGCCCGTTTACCAGCGCGTCTACGCCGCCTCTTTGATCATCCTGTTCAGCGGCATTCATGTCCTTGGCGTACGCAGCGGCAGCCTCGTCCAAAATCTTTTAACCGTTCTCAAGCTTTTCATCATTGGTCTTTTTTTGTGCGGCGGCTTTGCAGTCATCGCCCTTGGCGGCGGCAGCGGCCAATTGGGCGTCGCCCCGGAAGCCGCGTCGGCGACGGGCGGCATGGCCTTGCCAGGCTGGTCAGCGCTGGCCATTGGCCTTTTGTGGGTTGGCTACGCCTACTCTGGCTGGAACAGCGCTACCTACCTTGCGGAAGAGATCGAAAAGCCCGAGCGTAATCTGCCGCGAGCCATGATCATCGGTACGGTGGGCACCATTCTGCTCTACGTGGCGCTCAATATTCTGTATTATCTGGCCGCGCCGGCCGGCGAGTTTTCGGGCAGCTTCCTGGTCGCCTCCATCGCCGCCGAACGGCTCTTTGGCGCAAATATTTCGGTGATATTCAAGGTCGCCTTCTGTCTATTGATGCTTTCTTCGATGTCGGCTTACATCATGATTGGGCCGCGGGTATATTTTGCCATGGCTCGCGACAATCTCTTCTTCAGCTATGCTCGACGCATCAATCCGCGCTTTGGCACTCCGGTGGTGAGCATCTTTTTTCAGGCGGCGCTGGCGCTGGTTTATATCTTTACCGGCACCTACGACTCCATCATGACCTTGATGGGCTTTGCCCTGATGATCTTTCCGCTGCTAACCGTGATTGGTCTGGTCATCGACCGCTATCGTCGCCCGCGCGCTGAGCGTCCCTATCGCGCTCCGTTCTTTCCGCTGGCCCCCGCAATTTTCATCGGCCTGTCGGTCTTCACCATGGTAGGCAGCTACCTGGAGGCGCCCGCTTCCTGTCTCTGGGCGCTGCTCATTGCCGCCGGCGGCGTGCCGGTATACTTTGTCTGGACTTCCATCTATCGCTGGCTGGCCGGACGACAGACGGCTATCGTACCGGATTGACAGCCGCCGCCTCGCTTCCTTTCCTGAGGACGTGAATGCTCAGGAAAACGCAACCAATTCAGGCGAAGGGCCGCTCAGCGGACTGCGCGTCGTGGATCTTTCGCTGCTGCTGCCTGGTCCTTTGTGTTCCATGTATCTGGGAGACATGGGCGCCGATGTTATCAAGGTCGAAAATCCGCGCGTTCCGGACTTCACGCGTCTGATGGGCGCGCGCCTGAGCAAAGGCGACAATTCGGAAAGCGGGCTGTTCCTGATGCTCAACCGCAACAAGCGCGCCATCACACTGAACTTGAAGCGCGAAGAAGGACGCGCCGTGCTGCTGCGTTTGCTGGAAACAGCGGACATCTTGCTGGAAGGATTTCGACCGGACGCCCTTTCCGAAATGGGCATCGGCTACGAACAACTCAAAGAGCGTTTTCCGCGGCTGATCTATTGCGCTATTTCTGGCTACGGCGCCAGCGGTCCCTACACACGCCTTGCCGGCCATGATGGCAATTACATCGGCTACGCCGGACTGCTCGATATCACCGGCCCGGCGGACGGCCCGCCAGAGCTTCCCGGTTTTCAAGTGGCGGACATTGGCGGAGGCGCATTGATTGCGCTGTCGGGAATCCTCGCGGCCGTGTACGCCCGTCAAAAAAGCGGTCGCGGCCAGTTTGTGGATGTCAGCATGCTGGATGGCGCCTTCAGTTTTCTGAGCCTGCACGCCGGCGAGTTTCTGGCCAGCGGTCAGCCTCCGCAGCGCGGTCGCATGACGCTCTCCGGAGCGCTGCCCAACTACAATGTCTACCGCTGTCGCGATGGAAAATACGTGATCCTGGCCGCGCTGGAAGAACGCTTCTTTCGCGCCTTTCTGCGGCAGATCGGCGAGGAGGCGCTGCTTGAGGGACTGCGTCTCGATGCCGAGGGTCTGGCTGTCCTCTTTCCGCGACTGCGGGCCATTTTTGCACAACGCGATCGCGATCAATGGCAGGAACTCTTCTTGAACAGCGAATGTTGCCTGGGACCGGTAAACTCCGTGGCTGAGGCCTTTGCCGATCCACAATTGCGCTCTCGCCAGATGGTGGTGGAAATCGAGCACCCCCAGCTGGGTCCAGTCCTGATGATTGGAGCGCCCTTTCACTTTTCGGATACGCCCGTCTCCTACCGTCAGGCGCCGCCTGGACACGGCCAGCATACCGATGAGGTGCTGGAGTCGCTGGGCATCGACGCCAGCCGGCGGGCTGAGTTGCGCAGTCGACGCGCCATCTAGCCGACCGTTTCTGGCTGTCAGGCTTGCTTTTCCAGGACTGTCAGGACTGCCGATAAGCAATGAGGGCGCAACTTACGCCGCGCTGCAAA is a genomic window containing:
- the lpxK gene encoding tetraacyldisaccharide 4'-kinase, encoding MPQADPLLASRGILEKLYLWLHARVYASRLRRQQRFAERTVISIGNLSAGGVGKTPLSFALARRLGPRNCLIALRGYGARIADHGLLAGEDGQRLASARQCGDEALLLVESGARVAAGPNRLQLLQRFAGDRRYVLLDDAFQNPLVARDLELLLIDATDYPQRMRLIPGGRYRDPLSAAARADMIILTRCDLVARAQLNELCKLLRRLAPQVPLLESEHRSKRLQPAAPRGVRFGAFAGLGNNEGFFAALERSGLTLSQRRSFRDHHWYSVADLQALHRVDPQLHWITSEKDMARIEAACVEQSGLTGRLHSIGLELHLRRKGMEQILRAIDRRKKGAKTRAAKAPK
- a CDS encoding amino acid permease, coding for MDSVSSKRPAHLHRQIGLATAGLVLVANMIGAGIFANTGKIQADVGAPWLVIALWAVGGVMALSGALCYAELGAMMPHAGGEYVYLRTLFGRMWSFLSGWISFVVGFAAPAASTAILSGDYLHQLIQSVAPGSALAQIFAEPVYQRVYAASLIILFSGIHVLGVRSGSLVQNLLTVLKLFIIGLFLCGGFAVIALGGGSGQLGVAPEAASATGGMALPGWSALAIGLLWVGYAYSGWNSATYLAEEIEKPERNLPRAMIIGTVGTILLYVALNILYYLAAPAGEFSGSFLVASIAAERLFGANISVIFKVAFCLLMLSSMSAYIMIGPRVYFAMARDNLFFSYARRINPRFGTPVVSIFFQAALALVYIFTGTYDSIMTLMGFALMIFPLLTVIGLVIDRYRRPRAERPYRAPFFPLAPAIFIGLSVFTMVGSYLEAPASCLWALLIAAGGVPVYFVWTSIYRWLAGRQTAIVPD
- a CDS encoding CoA transferase, which gives rise to MNAQENATNSGEGPLSGLRVVDLSLLLPGPLCSMYLGDMGADVIKVENPRVPDFTRLMGARLSKGDNSESGLFLMLNRNKRAITLNLKREEGRAVLLRLLETADILLEGFRPDALSEMGIGYEQLKERFPRLIYCAISGYGASGPYTRLAGHDGNYIGYAGLLDITGPADGPPELPGFQVADIGGGALIALSGILAAVYARQKSGRGQFVDVSMLDGAFSFLSLHAGEFLASGQPPQRGRMTLSGALPNYNVYRCRDGKYVILAALEERFFRAFLRQIGEEALLEGLRLDAEGLAVLFPRLRAIFAQRDRDQWQELFLNSECCLGPVNSVAEAFADPQLRSRQMVVEIEHPQLGPVLMIGAPFHFSDTPVSYRQAPPGHGQHTDEVLESLGIDASRRAELRSRRAI